The window GCAACCTGACCGCCGCCGCCCGCCTGCACGGCTTTACGTGGGACGACCCCGGACCCGGAGAAAAGCGCGCCCTGATCGCCGACCTCGCCGCCATCGCCGGCCGGCATGGCCTGAGGCTCGCCGTCTGCGGCCAGCCCGAACTGATCGTCCCCGGCGCCGCCGAGGCCCGCTGCATCGACGCGGCCCGGCTTTCCGACATCGCCGGCCGGCCGCTGGCGGCGGCGCACAAGGCCCATCGCGCATGCGATTGCGATGCGTCCCGCGACATCGGCGACTACGATACCTGCCCGCACGGCTGCGCCTACTGCTACGCGGTGCAAAGCCGGTCGCTGGCCAAGCGCCGTTTCGCCGCCCACGACCCGGCCGGCGAGTTCCTGTTTCCGCCGCCGGGGGCGGCAAGGCCCGGCGGCGGCGAACAGGGATCGTTGCTTTAGGAAGGCCCGGTCGGGACGCCGGGCGCCGCGATCAGAGCTTTTCGTCGAGCTTGGCGCCCTTGGAACCGGCGGCCTCGCCCTGGGCGTCGGTCTGCTTCTCGTAGGCGGCGCGGTGTTCCTTGGCCGCCGCCTTGGCATCGGGCGAGGGAGCGGCCTCGGCGCCGCCGTTGGGCTGGCGCGGCCCGCCCCTCGATACCCCGACCCGGGCCGGGCGCAGCAGGCGGTCGTCCAGCACGTAGCCCTTCTCCATCTCGTGGACGACGGTGCCGGCCGGCTGGGCCGGGTCCTCGACCTCGAACATCGCCTCGTGCAGATTGTGGTCGAACTTCTGGCCCAGCGACTCGATCGGCCGGATGCCGAAGCGCTCGAAGGCGGCCAGCATGGCCCGTTCGGTCATCTCGACGCCGGCGGCCAGCGATTCCAGCAGCTCGTCCTTCTGGCGGGCGTCGGGCGCCACGTGCTCCAGCGCCCGGCGCAGGTTGTCGGCGACGACGACCATCTCGCGGGCAAAGCTGCTGATGGCGTATTTCGACGCCTCCTCGCGATCGCGCTGGCCGCGGCGCCTGACGTTCTCGGTCTCGGCCAGGGCGCGCAGCAGCTTGTCCCTGAGGTCGGCGGCCTCGGCTTCCAGCTCTTCCAGGCGGGCCCGGGGATCGACGGGGGCGGCCTGCGGCCCGGTCGCTTCGGCCGCCAGGGCGTCGTCGTCGGACGGCATCGGGATGCCCCCGTCGTCTTCTATTTCCGGGGCCTCGGCGGCCTGGGTGTCCTCGGGATTCTTCTGCGCGTCGTCTGCCATGTCTCTTCCGTTTCCTTATCCGATCAGTCGGCCGATCATCTTGGCGGTGAAATCCACCATCGGGATGATGCGGGCGTAATTCATGCGAGTCGGCCCGATGACGCCGATGGCGCCGAGCACGTGGTTGCGGCTGTCCTGGTAGGAACCGACGATCATCGAACAGCCCGACATGCTGAACAGCTTGTTGTCGGAGCCGATGAAGATCTGCACGCCCTGCGCCGAATCGGCGAGCGACAGCATCTTCAGCATGGTTTCCTTGGTTTCCAGCGCGGCGAAGAGGGCGCGGATGCGCTCGAGGTCGGCCACCGCGGTGACGTCGTCCAGCAGATTGGCGCGGCCGCCGATGATCAGCCGGCGCTCGTCCTCGCGGCCGGCCCAGATGGCCAGGCCCTCCTCGACGACGCGGGTGGTCAGCGAATCAAGCTCGGCCTTGTGCGCCTCCAACTCGGCGATGATCTCGTCGTAGGCCTCGTTCAGCGTGCGCCCGACCAGGCGGGCGCTGAGATAATTGCTGGCCTCGACCAGCGCCGAGGGGCGCAGCGTCGGCGAGGTCTCGATGATGCGGTTCTCGACCAGGCCGTTGTCGCCGACCAGGACGACCAGGGCGCGCCCCGGGTTCAACGCCACGAACTCGATGTGGCGCAGCGCCGCGTTGCTCTTGGGGGCCAGCACCAGGCCGGCGCAGCCGGTCAGCCCCGAGAGCGTGTTCGTCACCTCCTCGAGCAGGCCCTGCAGGCTGTGGCCGGAACTGTCGCAGTGCCTTTCGATGTCGCGGCGCTCGGCCTCGGCCAGGGTGCCGACCTTGAGCAGGCCGTCGACGAACAGGCGCAGCCCCGCCTCAGTCGGCAGCCGCCCGGCCGAGGCGTGCGGCGCGTACAGCAGCCCGGCCTCCTCGAGGTCGGCCATGACGTTGCGTACCGTGGCCGGCGACAGCATGACGCTGAGGCGGCGCGAGATGGTACGCGAGCCGACCGGCTCGCCGGTTTCCATGTAGGCGTCGACAATGTGACGAAAGATCTCGCGCGACCGGTCGTTGAGTTCGGTAATCATGTACTGACCTGCTTTCGCTTGCCGGGTTAACTTAGTGACCGCCCCGGCCACCGTCAACGCGCCCAGGCCCGCGGAGGCTTTACGCCGGGGATGGGGCGGGTTAGCTTGACGCCCCGTGTTTCCAGGATGAGAAAAGGCCCCTTCATGAGACCTTCCGGCCGTGCCGCCGACCAGATGCGCCCCGTCACCCTCGAACCCGACGTCAGCAAGCACGCCGAAGGGTCCTGTTTCGTCCGCCTGGGCGATACCCACGTGCTGTGCACGGCCACCGTCGAACAGCGCCTGCCCCACTGGCTCAAGGGCTCGGGCAAGGGCTGGATCACCGCCGAGTACGGCATGCTGCCGCGCGCCACCGGCACCCGCACCGACCGCGAGGCGGCGCGCGGCCGCCAGTCGGGCCGCACCCACGAGATCCAGCGCCTGATCGGCCGCTGCCTTCGGACCATGACCGATCTCACCGCCATCGCCGACATTCAGGTCCGCCTCGACTGCGACGTCATCCAGGCCGACGGCGGATCGCGCACCGCCTCGATCACCGGCGCCTACGTCGCCCTCTATCGGGCCTTCGCCAAGGTCCAGGGCCTCGGGCTCATCAAGGCGATGCCGCTCAAGGGCCAGGTGGCGGCGGTGTCGTGCGGTATCGTCGGCGGGGCGCCCGTGCTCGACCTCGACTACGCCGAGGACAGCACCGCCAGCACCGACGCCAACTTCGTGCTCGCCAGCGACGGCGGCCTGATCGAGGTGCAGGCCACCGCCGAGGCCGAGCCGGTGAACGACGGACAGTTCTCGGCGCTCCTCGGCCTCGCCCGCCAGGGCGCCACCGAGCTGATGGCCCTGCAGCGCAAGGCCCTGGGGCTGGAGTGAGGCGCGTGGCCCGCCGGTTCGACGGCCCCCGGCTGGTCATCGCCAGCCACAATGCCGGCAAGGTGCGCGAGATCGGCGACCTGCTGGCGCCCCATGGGGTCGAGGTGGTGTCGGCCGGCGACCTCGATCTCGCCGAGCCGGAAGAGACGGGCGCCACCTTCGTCGAAAACGCCGTCATCAAGGCCGAAGCGGCGGCCCGCGCCGCCCGGCTGCCGGCCCTGGCCGACGATTCCGGGCTGGCGGTGCACGCCCTGGGCGGCCGGCCCGGCATCCATTCGGCCCGCTGGGCCGGACCCGGGCGCGATTTCGCCCTGGCCATGCGCAAGCTCGAAGACGCC of the Shumkonia mesophila genome contains:
- the grpE gene encoding nucleotide exchange factor GrpE; translated protein: MADDAQKNPEDTQAAEAPEIEDDGGIPMPSDDDALAAEATGPQAAPVDPRARLEELEAEAADLRDKLLRALAETENVRRRGQRDREEASKYAISSFAREMVVVADNLRRALEHVAPDARQKDELLESLAAGVEMTERAMLAAFERFGIRPIESLGQKFDHNLHEAMFEVEDPAQPAGTVVHEMEKGYVLDDRLLRPARVGVSRGGPRQPNGGAEAAPSPDAKAAAKEHRAAYEKQTDAQGEAAGSKGAKLDEKL
- the rph gene encoding ribonuclease PH, producing MRPSGRAADQMRPVTLEPDVSKHAEGSCFVRLGDTHVLCTATVEQRLPHWLKGSGKGWITAEYGMLPRATGTRTDREAARGRQSGRTHEIQRLIGRCLRTMTDLTAIADIQVRLDCDVIQADGGSRTASITGAYVALYRAFAKVQGLGLIKAMPLKGQVAAVSCGIVGGAPVLDLDYAEDSTASTDANFVLASDGGLIEVQATAEAEPVNDGQFSALLGLARQGATELMALQRKALGLE
- the hrcA gene encoding heat-inducible transcriptional repressor HrcA, which gives rise to MITELNDRSREIFRHIVDAYMETGEPVGSRTISRRLSVMLSPATVRNVMADLEEAGLLYAPHASAGRLPTEAGLRLFVDGLLKVGTLAEAERRDIERHCDSSGHSLQGLLEEVTNTLSGLTGCAGLVLAPKSNAALRHIEFVALNPGRALVVLVGDNGLVENRIIETSPTLRPSALVEASNYLSARLVGRTLNEAYDEIIAELEAHKAELDSLTTRVVEEGLAIWAGREDERRLIIGGRANLLDDVTAVADLERIRALFAALETKETMLKMLSLADSAQGVQIFIGSDNKLFSMSGCSMIVGSYQDSRNHVLGAIGVIGPTRMNYARIIPMVDFTAKMIGRLIG
- the rdgB gene encoding RdgB/HAM1 family non-canonical purine NTP pyrophosphatase, whose protein sequence is MARRFDGPRLVIASHNAGKVREIGDLLAPHGVEVVSAGDLDLAEPEETGATFVENAVIKAEAAARAARLPALADDSGLAVHALGGRPGIHSARWAGPGRDFALAMRKLEDALVGHADRTAHFACALALAWPDGHVETVEGTVHGTLVWPPRGGNGFGYDPMFVADGRDRTFGEMEPAAKHAISHRADAFRKLVAICFDTRTK